One region of Centropristis striata isolate RG_2023a ecotype Rhode Island chromosome 3, C.striata_1.0, whole genome shotgun sequence genomic DNA includes:
- the rassf1 gene encoding ras association domain-containing protein 1: MSKCELIELKDLSVNDPIELAAPAARTAPPPVTQPGQPGQYHVVRLVGDSVRIEARTGEAAVGHDFQPYSYTHLTWCDLCGEFIWGLYKQSVRCANCSYTCHYRCRPFIQLDCSTDVLADEEDFSGDSIETDTNVDEQIDVGKQQLSVGEIQQKVKEYNAQINSNLYMVVNKDGSYTGFIKVHFQLVRPISLPPPQSPCSTEEVDQRGRLMKRRTSFYLPKDAAKHLHISSQTRVREVIEALLNKFTVVDNPAKFALFERTEKQSQVSMRKLADEERPLYLRLCAGPSEKVLSLVLKENETGEVNWDAFSFPELCNFLRILKREEEEHVRQIVRRYTVARDTMKQAMARINTPG, from the exons ATGTCTAAATGTGAGCTGATTGAGCTGAAGGACCTCAGTGTAAATGATCCCATTGAGCTGGCTGCTCCCGCGGCCCGCACAGCCCCGCCACCTGTTACCCAACCGGGTCAACCAGGCCAGTACCATGTCGTCCGTCTGGTTGGAGACAGCGTCAGGATCGAGGCccggacaggagaggctgcagtGGGACATGACTTCCAGCCATACAGTTACACCCATCTCACCTGGTGTGACCTGTGTGGAGAATTCATCTGGGGTCTTTATAAGCAAAGTGTACGCTGCGCCA actgtAGTTACACTTGTCACTACCGCTGTCGACCATTCATCCAGCTGGactgcagcacagatgtgttagCAGATGAAGAAGATTTCTCTGGCGACTCCATTGAGACAGACACAAATGTG GATGAACAGATCGATGTGGGTAAACAGCAGCTGAGTGTTGGTGAGATTCAGCAGAAGGTTAAGGAGTATAATGCACAGATCAACAGCAATCTCTACATGGTGGTG AATAAAGACGGGTCTTACACTGGATTCATCAAGGTCCACTTTCAGTTAGTCCGTCccatctccctccctccccctcagAGCCCATGTTCCACAGAGGAGGTAGATCAGCGGGGCAGACTAATGAAACGGCGAACATCTTTCTACCTCCCCAAAGATGCTGCCAAACATCTGCATATAAGCTCACAAACACGAGTACGAGAAGTCATCGAGGCGTTGCTCAACAAGTTCACCGTGGTGGACAACCCGGCCAAGTTTGCCCTGTTTGAACGCACTGAGAAACAAAGTCAAG TGTCCATGCGTAAACTGGCTGATGAAGAGCGCCCCCTCTACCTGCGCCTGTGTGCTGGTCCCAGTGAAAAAGTCCTGAGTCTGGTTTTGAAGGAGAACGAGACAGGGGAAGTAAAT TGGGATGCATTTAGTTTTCCTGAGTTGTGCAACTTTCTGCGAATCCTGAAGCGTGAGGAAGAAGAGCATGTGCGGCAGATCGTGAGGCGCTACACTGTTGCAAGAGACACAATGAAGCAGGCTATGGCAAGGATTAATACTCCTGGTTGA